From Zea mays cultivar B73 chromosome 3, Zm-B73-REFERENCE-NAM-5.0, whole genome shotgun sequence:
CATTTAGCTCAGACTTCGAAATATCTTTAAGCTATCTTATTTGTAAGGTCGAAGGTACGTTTGTAATTATATATTATATGAAAAGAGGAAATGAAAAAAGCTAAGATATGCAAGATGAATAACATGCTTTGTTTCTTGTTTCTGTATTGGTAACTATAAATGTATTCTTATCTTACACCTTCTTCCAAGTTTTATCTTTCGAAGAAAGGATAATCAAAGGGAGAAGGTTAAAATATTCTAACTTATGTTGGTTTGTTCTTAGTTTCATGTGTTTCATGTAGTAATAAAAAAACGAGTGACCAATAGTGGACGGCATATTACACTATAACCAGTGCACCGCCATGGATACTAGCATGTTTACTGAAAGAATTAAGTGACGTTGTACGAGGAATTTGACAAACAGGAGCATCGTACTAATTCAACACATTGAATCTGGTTAAGGAGGTGCTTTAATTCCTTATCCGTTGTACGTATCTTCCGCTTATGTACACGACAACACAAACATATGATTATACAATACCATGACGGTGGCACTGCTAGTAGTAGCGTGActgggatgaaaacggtttcggaattttaTAAATTTTTAAAAACCGTTTTCGATTTTTTTCGATCGAATTTATCTATAGCGGTATTTTTTAAAAAGGGAATCAGTTCTCAGAATTTTACATCAGAATGAGTATTAAAATCGATTTAGTGTTTTACCGACTATTTCCTTCTGTTACTGATTTTAATCAAAATTTACCGAATTGAAGTCTCAGAATTTTCcgaaaatataaatataaaacaaattaGATGGTCCAAGGCCCACACTCCCCACTTCGACCCAAGCTCTCAGTCTCCTGTCTGACTCGGGCCTTCAATAAACGACACTCACCAAGGTATCTTTATATAGAAGAATCTATACTTATGTGTTGTATATTTGAGCAAGGTGGGACTAAAAGCTAAGTCGTTGAACCGTTGTATCGTGCAACTGGTGCGGTGCTGCTCACGGGCGAGATGGGTCGTCGCGCACGCACGCTTTTGGGCATCGCGAGCGAGGAGGGATGTCAcgcttagggatgaaaacggttagAAGCAGTCAGTAAACAATAAACCAtttggaacaattggatctataccattaaaagatcaaaactttagatatataccatggaccccatatgtcattgactcatgtggacccacatgtaagtgagatagtaatggtatggatccaaagtggtgatcttttaatggtatggatccaaatttcccaaaCCATTTCcattttcatatttttttatcGAAAACAAAATCGAAAATGGTAACTTCGGAAACTGAAACGATATCGTTATTTTAGAAACATCGAAAACAAAAATTCGGTATGAAAAATACATCGATAAGAGTCGGAATCTGAAATACGGTCGGTAAACATATCAATATAAAAATATCTCAATACAAAAGTTTACAATAAAAAAAGATCACAAATTCACAATATAATATATTCATAATATAATAAGTttataaagatcacaagttcatagaatTGATGCTTTAGAAATGATATCTTTACCACTAAACTACAAATGTATCTCTGTTTATATAGAATATATCTCAATCTATTAAGAACTGATACAATACACCTATAACTTTTTTTAACAATGTATAGCGGGCTCCATATTACTCTATAACCCGTGCACTACCTCGGATACTAGCATGTTTACTGAAAGAATTAAGTGACAGTGTACTAATTCAACACATTGAATCTGATTAAGGAGGTGCTCCAATTCCTTGTCCGTTGTACTTATCTTCCGAACACGCCAACACAGCTATATGGAAGATCTCtggtgggttttggtggtttagaTAACAACCCAATTAAAAAACTAacaagtgtgttaagtgttgaacaggcgTTTAGTATAAAACTTGTAAAGTTTAATACAATTGTTCATGAGTGATGGTCTAAAGACTGAGTTGATTATGGTTGTAGACATCACATGTAAAGAAAAACATTatttaagtgagactcggtgtgcgtaactcggAGTCAACACATCATGAAACAATATTTTTATGATATATCCACTCTATCCATTTTAAAATAGTTGTCGTTCTCATTTTAAAATAGTTCTTGTCTACTTTTTAAGGAGTAGTATTATTAACTTTGATCAAATATACACAAAAATATTGGTATTTATAATATATAATTAATATCATTATAAATATCtttgaaactatttttataacAAACTTATATAGAGAGAGATAGAAACACTATTAATATTTTCTATAAATTTAATCAAAATTAAGAAAGATTGATTAGAACGAATATGATAATGATGATAACTATTTTAGGATGGTGGAGTATTTAAAAGCAtaaatatttttttatatttttatagACAGTAAATTAAAGGTAGCTTGACTTTCATTAAACCTAGAATAGAATTTGATCCTTTCTAGGACACAGGGACTACTAAATTAGGGAGCACTGAGTTGTTCGTGCCATTTGGATTATCGCACTCGCCTCGTTTGGCATGGCTCTACTGACACTCTGACAGTCGAAGCCGGTGAAGAAAAGGACGGTTTTATTGGCTGGCTCTAGTTCCATTTGAGAAGGGCGATAAAAATAGATTTTTGTTCTATTTAAGAAGAGAGATAAACGAAATGTTCCTTGGCAAGCGTGTACATGCATTAATTGGCTCTAGTACTGTCTGCATCCTTTGTTTGATGAAATCTGAAAGGAAATTTGTCGTCGTGTTTCCGTGCACCTTCAAACCATTCATTAGTGATGAACACGATTCTCCTTTTGTGAATCGCAATTTCAAATGGCCACTAGACCCTTgtcaaaaaagaagaagaagaagaaatcacTAGCGCAACATCACAGCATATTTACAGACATCGCACATATCAATTCACTTCGAACGCGCACTGGCAATTGCCAAATGGAGAAGAAAAGGGAAGGAACGCACGAACAGAGAAGGAGATCGCCTCCGATGTgtaggaagagagagagaggaagtcaCAGAGCAGCGAGGCCTAGGAAGTCGACGGCGGACTTGGCCATGATGGCGGTGAACTCCTGGAAGCTGATGACGCCGTCTCCGTCGGTGTCGGCCTCTTTCATCATGTCGGTGAGCTCGGCGTAGCAGATGGGGTGGCCCATGAGCGCCATGGAGCGCGCGAGCTCGGCGGCGGAGATGAAGCCGTTGCCGTCGCGGTCGAAGGCGCGGAAGGCCTCGGCGAGCTGCGCGTGGTCGACGGCCACGGCGGGGCGGCAGGGCCCCAGGAGCAGCGGCGCCAGGGAGGAGGAGAGCTCGTCGAACTCCACGGTGCCGTTGCCGTCGGCGTCCATGGCGGCGATGAGCGTGTGGATCTCGTCCCCGGCCGCGGGGCGGAGGCCCAGGGAGCGGAGCAGCGCCGCCAGCTCCAGCTTGGTGAGGCTCCCGTCGCCGTCGAGGTCGAAGCGGATGAAGAGCTCCCGGAGCTGGCTCAACTGCTCGTCGCGGAGCCGCGAGCGCCCGCCGGGCGCCGGTGCCGGTGCCGGTGCCGGGGAGGGGTCCCTGTCCCTTCCGGTCCCGGCGCTAGCGCCGGAGAGGGGCATGGACGCCGAGCGCTTCGTCCGGGCGGTGGTGGTGGACGTGGTCGCGGTCGCGGGCAGAACGGGTGGCGGTGCGGTCGCGCTGCCGTCTCGGACGCGGTCTTCTTCGGGCCGGGGGCTCTGCATGGCGTCCTGACTCCTGACTCCCGTGGCGAGgcggcagagagagagagagagagagatcgtTTGCTTCGCGCGGGGTGCGGTCCTCTGCTTTCCGTTGAGGTGCCTTTTGGACGGATGCGGTCGTGTTGTTGGTTGCTTCCTTTCGTTTCTCAACAGCTGCCGCCTGCGGTTGCGCTTAAATTAGCGGGACTCGTCACCGATCTATTTCTTCATAATTTATTTATTTAAGCTATTAactaattttagtttaaaaataaataaaaatagagtATGATCCTAATTTAATCTGATTGTAAAATTTATACCCTATTACCACCCCTCCGTACCGTGCTCGTTATATTCACAGCTTCTAATTAATTAACGAATCTTAATGGACGGTAATTTTTCCATTTCCAAACTGAATATGCTCTATCATCGGATAGAATTCCACAAGTGGCATCATCTTTGGACTTGACACCGCATCAGGTCTTCTGGTCATCCTGATGTCACGTCTGATAGCAAATGGACAACAGCGGTGGAAGTAAATAACCATTTATTCCGAGTAATAACTCAACGGTAGGTAAATCGGTTACCGAAGAGAAACTTTGTGACCTTTGAGTTGAAATGTTTTTTTTTGGCTAAGTAATAGGCTGCAGGTAGACGATACCTCGTGAGCTATCATATCTACCTTAAATAAAACCATCTTCAAAGATTCTTTCTAAATTTCACTCACTAAATTATCATTTACAGAGTCATTTATATAAAATTCAATTTCTATATTTTTTTAATTTTCAACAATCTTTTATATATATTGTTTGCACTCTAAAGAGCCATTCATATTTTTCTATATTTAGCTAAAGAAAACCCGAAATAAAAAAATGGCTATATTTAGATAGCCATTTAAATAAGCTGTTAGaggtatttttttaaaaaaaactctaTTTATATAGATTAGGAAGAATATAGAGAGTTTGTTAGAGTTGCTAAGGCATTTCCTCCATAATAACAGACACAGAACAGTGCAGAACCAAGATAACCTAGCAGTAGCAAAATAAAATAGACAAGAACATCATTTATTACTTCAAGAATCAATAGTGCCACTCGCATGTTCCATCCTATTGACTGCAGCAAGCATCCTTATGAAAATTCTGTGCAATCACTTTATGCCTGTAACTGTATCCCATCAAATCGACAGTTTGCTCAAGCGCTACTGCTCATCGTAAGAAATTCTCTAGTGTTATGCCTTCAGTAGCTCAGTAAGACATGAACTGAGAATACAACCTTTACAAGAAAAGAACACGCCGTGCAAGCACGCCTTCTAAAAGATCGAGGCGCTGAGATCAGAGTAGCTGTTTAGGCATATTTTCACTGTGCTGCGGTCCATGCTTTCCTACCTCAGCCACCATCTCTGGACTGCCGAAATAGGTGTGTTCAGGAATGGCGCATAGCGGTAAATGTACGGGTTTACAGCCCGGCCTATTCTTGCCCACACGCTCTGGTGGTAACCAGATGTCACAGGAGAATGGTACATCAACTTCAAAAGCTGCACAGAAGAAATGTCAGAGAAGGTCAGCCAGTTAGTGAAGTTCTAGCTGGACGGCTAATAGGTTCCATCAATCAAACAGCCCAGAGGCAGCAATGAATACAATGCATGAGACCTCATTTAAATTACTACCCAATCCCTTATGCTAGATATCAACAATTCGATGTGTGTATGCTAAACAGGTTAACAAAACTGGTACACACAAATAACTACTCAGTTCTCAGAAGTTTGAAGTGCAGAAGTCATGCTGCATATTGAAATGCCGGTACACACGAACCACTACTACTCAGTTCTCAGAAATTTCAAGTGCAAAAGTAATGCTGCATTTTGAGACAGTTGTGTGGCCGTGCGGAGAAGAAATGAGAAGAAAAGGAAAACCACTTTTCAGAGCAGTATAACTCACATGAAAGTACATAAATGTCTGGATTATATTGCGTCTCGACCTGCGTCGGCAAAAGGACAAAATACAACATAAGCTCGCATACAAAAAAACTTTTTTATAAATTATACTAGTTCTTTATGAGGTAATGCACGCACGAGAAAAGCGAGATGATCATGAGAAACCCCAGGGTGATTTCAGCATTCGAACAAAGTAGGCTGAGTGTAGTGTTGTTTGTCTCTACCCATAGGCAAGGGTCCTCTAAGTACTTCCTGAACAAGAGAAAGTAAGAAATCACTAACCACCACCTGGTGCTCATAATGGCAGAAATTGAATCATATAGCATGTGCACAAGCCACAAGTACAAGAAAACCTATAAACATTTTTTTTACTTACCTGTATAAAGAAGAGTGTGTAAAATTACGCCTTAGGAATCGAGCAACATGATCAAGCGCCCAGCAAAGCACAGGAA
This genomic window contains:
- the LOC100381663 gene encoding Probable calcium-binding protein CML12-like gives rise to the protein MQSPRPEEDRVRDGSATAPPPVLPATATTSTTTARTKRSASMPLSGASAGTGRDRDPSPAPAPAPAPGGRSRLRDEQLSQLRELFIRFDLDGDGSLTKLELAALLRSLGLRPAAGDEIHTLIAAMDADGNGTVEFDELSSSLAPLLLGPCRPAVAVDHAQLAEAFRAFDRDGNGFISAAELARSMALMGHPICYAELTDMMKEADTDGDGVISFQEFTAIMAKSAVDFLGLAAL